In the Vibrio gigantis genome, one interval contains:
- a CDS encoding penicillin-binding protein 1A, whose protein sequence is MKFIKRLFIFTLICMILGVSTIFGFYYYVKPELPDVATLRDVELQTPMQVFSQDGKLISQFGEKRRNPVTYDEIPRHLVEALIATEDSRFYEHPGIDPIGITRAAIVVAMSGSAKQGASTITQQLARNFFLSNEKKIMRKIKEIFIAIHIEQLLSKEEIMELYVNKIFLGHRSYGFGAAARVYFGKDLPDLTLSEIATLAGMPKAPSTMNPIYSIERATNRRNVVLRRMLDEKYITQAEFDEARSEELISKYHGAEIELSAPYVAEVARAWMVERYGEAAYTSGMKVYTTVDSKLQKAANQAAIKNLLGYDERHGYRGAEKVLWQTEQSAWDHEKIVKHLKSQPTYGDLVPAVVTSVDSKSAQVWVKNQGEGTIEWQGMNWARKFLTDNRQGPAPSQAKEILAVGEQVWVRHEAITGDEVSDEPTEEATTETETPVVWRLSQVPNANTAFVAMNPNNGAVLSMVGGFNFVHNKFNRATQSIRQVGSGIKPFIYSAAIEKGLTLASLINDAPINQWDKSQGTAWRPKNSPPTYVGPTRLRIGLAQSKNVMAVRVLREVGLDDTRNYLTRFGFDIDEVPRSETIALGAGSLTPMKVAQGYSVFANGGYYVEPFYISRVETPFGETEFEATPKVVCKEDCKQTITTDPMADEFAEQDVDAKVQYAPQVISEQNAFLVREMMYSNIWGGGDWSAGTGWNGTGWRAQPLKRRDIGGKTGTTNDSKDTWYSGYGPGMVATVWVGFDNHNRNLGRTKANSNLGKNQITGAEAGAKTAEPAWVDFMGTALAGVPAQRKEIPENIVRVRIDRDTGLLTNKFDSSSMFEYFEKGTEPTEYITERFNDDIYSTSSGETVEELF, encoded by the coding sequence GTGAAGTTCATAAAGCGATTATTCATATTTACATTGATTTGCATGATTCTTGGAGTCAGTACAATTTTTGGGTTTTATTACTACGTAAAACCAGAGTTGCCTGATGTTGCCACTTTGCGCGACGTAGAACTCCAAACACCGATGCAAGTCTTCAGTCAAGACGGTAAGTTGATCTCTCAATTTGGTGAAAAGCGTCGCAATCCAGTCACTTATGATGAGATTCCTCGCCACTTAGTTGAGGCTTTGATTGCTACCGAAGATAGCCGTTTCTACGAACACCCAGGTATTGACCCAATCGGTATTACTCGTGCAGCGATCGTGGTTGCTATGTCGGGTTCAGCTAAACAAGGTGCGAGTACCATTACTCAGCAGCTTGCGCGTAACTTCTTCTTATCTAATGAGAAAAAGATCATGCGTAAGATTAAAGAGATCTTCATTGCGATCCACATTGAGCAACTTCTCAGTAAAGAAGAGATCATGGAGCTGTACGTAAACAAGATTTTCCTTGGTCACCGATCGTATGGCTTTGGCGCTGCAGCGCGTGTTTATTTCGGTAAGGATCTTCCCGATCTAACCCTGAGTGAAATTGCTACGCTTGCAGGTATGCCAAAAGCACCTTCTACGATGAACCCTATTTACTCTATTGAGCGTGCAACCAACCGTCGTAACGTGGTATTGCGTCGTATGTTAGACGAGAAGTACATCACTCAAGCAGAGTTCGATGAAGCTCGCAGTGAAGAACTTATCTCGAAATACCACGGTGCAGAGATTGAACTCAGTGCGCCGTACGTTGCAGAAGTTGCACGTGCTTGGATGGTGGAACGCTATGGCGAAGCCGCTTATACATCTGGTATGAAGGTCTACACGACCGTTGATTCAAAACTACAGAAAGCAGCTAACCAAGCCGCGATTAAGAACCTACTTGGCTACGACGAACGTCACGGCTACCGTGGTGCAGAAAAAGTATTGTGGCAAACCGAGCAATCAGCTTGGGATCATGAAAAGATCGTTAAACACCTTAAATCTCAGCCAACCTATGGTGACCTAGTCCCTGCTGTTGTTACTTCAGTTGATTCGAAAAGCGCTCAGGTTTGGGTTAAAAACCAAGGCGAAGGCACTATCGAATGGCAAGGCATGAACTGGGCGCGTAAATTCCTAACAGACAACCGCCAAGGCCCTGCGCCTTCTCAAGCAAAAGAGATTTTAGCTGTTGGTGAACAAGTTTGGGTTCGCCATGAAGCCATCACTGGTGACGAAGTCTCTGATGAGCCTACAGAAGAAGCAACGACGGAAACTGAAACACCTGTTGTGTGGCGACTAAGCCAAGTACCTAATGCGAACACTGCATTTGTGGCAATGAATCCGAACAACGGCGCTGTGTTGTCGATGGTGGGTGGCTTTAACTTCGTTCACAACAAATTCAACCGTGCGACGCAATCTATTCGTCAAGTGGGTTCTGGTATCAAACCTTTCATTTACTCAGCAGCAATTGAGAAAGGTTTAACGTTGGCATCACTGATCAACGATGCGCCGATCAACCAGTGGGATAAGAGTCAAGGTACGGCATGGCGACCAAAGAACTCGCCACCAACTTACGTCGGCCCTACTCGCTTGCGTATTGGCTTAGCTCAATCGAAAAACGTGATGGCGGTACGTGTACTGCGTGAAGTTGGCTTAGATGACACTCGTAACTACCTAACTCGCTTTGGTTTTGATATCGATGAAGTGCCTCGTTCTGAAACTATTGCACTAGGTGCTGGTAGCTTAACGCCAATGAAAGTAGCGCAAGGTTACTCAGTATTCGCGAACGGTGGTTACTACGTTGAACCTTTCTACATCAGCCGCGTTGAGACTCCATTTGGCGAGACTGAGTTTGAAGCAACACCAAAAGTTGTCTGTAAAGAAGATTGCAAACAAACCATCACGACCGATCCAATGGCGGATGAATTTGCCGAGCAAGATGTGGATGCGAAAGTTCAATACGCTCCTCAAGTTATCTCTGAGCAGAACGCATTCCTAGTTCGTGAAATGATGTACAGCAACATCTGGGGCGGCGGTGATTGGAGCGCGGGTACCGGTTGGAATGGTACAGGTTGGCGTGCTCAACCACTGAAACGTCGTGATATTGGCGGAAAAACCGGTACTACCAACGACTCGAAAGATACTTGGTACAGCGGCTACGGCCCAGGCATGGTTGCAACGGTATGGGTTGGCTTTGATAACCACAACCGTAACCTAGGTCGTACTAAAGCGAACTCTAACCTTGGTAAGAACCAGATTACTGGTGCGGAAGCTGGCGCGAAAACAGCAGAGCCTGCATGGGTTGATTTCATGGGGACTGCACTGGCTGGTGTTCCAGCGCAACGCAAAGAGATTCCAGAAAACATCGTTCGCGTTCGTATTGACCGTGATACAGGCTTACTGACCAACAAGTTCGATAGCTCATCAATGTTTGAGTACTTCGAGAAAGGCACAGAGCCTACTGAGTACATCACTGAGCGTTTCAATGATGATATCTACTCCACCTCTTCAGGTGAAACGGTAGAAGAACTGTTCTAG